A window from Citrus sinensis cultivar Valencia sweet orange chromosome 3, DVS_A1.0, whole genome shotgun sequence encodes these proteins:
- the LOC102611490 gene encoding uncharacterized protein LOC102611490 isoform X2, which produces MEQPSSPGRSPVDYRKCIEEALKFILESHINQTLELDLGLSKDLCSFLLTHDVPLTAGSSDTESQYPLYKRLASVFRESVTSTASCGAFSNIASLNEDDDLKKREDWGKLVLKEGSEMIELLKTVNFELHVQEPYFTQLKDGLKTVEGRCAVGDYNRIGSGSLILCNKCLVLKDVHGYLSFSEMLQAESLAKVLPGIKTIDEGVQVYRRFYTEEKEKTNGVIAICVTKPAAQPFLCLARILSRLSYGGLQSLLGLTDRTTTTTE; this is translated from the exons ATGGAGCAACCATCATCACCAGGAAGAAGCCCAGTTGATTACAGAAAATGCATAGAAGAAGCATTGAAGTTCATCTTGGAATCTCACATCAACCAAACACTTGAACTCGATCTTGGTCTCTCCAAAGACTTATGTTCCTTTCTTCTTACTCATGATGTTCCTCTCACTGCAG GTTCTAGTGATACAGAGTCTCAATATCCTTTATACAAACGATTAGCATCAGTTTTTCGTGAATCGGTAACTTCTACAGCCTCATGTGGGGCATTTAGCAATATTGCATCATTGAACGAGGACGATGACCTGAAGAAGCGAGAGGATTGGGGTAAATTGGTTCTGAAAGAAGGATCTGAAATGATAGAA CTTCTTAAGACTGTAAACTTTGAACTTCATGTTCAGGAGCCATACTTTACCCAATTAAAAG ATGGATTGAAAACTGTTGAAGGAAGGTGTGCTGTTGGTGACTACAATAG AATAGGCTCTGGATCTTTGATTCTATGCAACAAATGTCTGGTGCTCAAG GATGTCCACGGGTATCTGTCATTTTCTGAGATGCTTCAAGCTGAGAGTCTCGCAAAAGTCCTTCCTGGCATAAAAACCATTGATGAAG GTGTCCAGGTTTACAGGAGGTTTTACACagaagagaaggaaaagaCCAATGGTGTCATTGCAATTTGTGTTACAAAACCAGCAGCCCAGCCATTCCTTTGTTTGGCTAGAATTCTTTCA AGATTAAGCTATGGAGGTCTTCAAAGTCTTTTGGGTCTTACTGATAGAACCACAACAACTACGGAGTAA
- the LOC102619109 gene encoding putative defensin-like protein 20: MAQVKVLTYVLIVALMLCINSKEVVSKSKCCNNHPELGGCKHGVDDDPDQGGKCWTYCVSDCEKGGFCKEVYKNHFECHCYC; the protein is encoded by the exons ATGGCTCAAGTGAAGGTTCTCACATATGTGCTCATTGTGGCACTCATGCTGTGCATAA ataGCAAGGAAGTGGTGAGCAAATCAAAATGCTGCAATAATCATCCAGAGCTTGGGGGTTGTAAGCATGGTGTGGATGACGATCCTGATCAAGGTGGCAAATGCTGGACTTATTGTGTTTCAGATTGTGAAAAGGGAGGCTTCTGCAAGGAAGTCtacaaaaatcattttgaatgtCACTGTTATTGCTGA
- the LOC102612170 gene encoding uncharacterized protein LOC102612170, with protein sequence MESKRGSQLVLYGILTTLFFALHFEEILAQSSSVPDFSRRNLLQTNNESPPISEEDDDTVRADPLNKLKKYRGGYDITNKHYWSSTIFTGIYGYALGLLWLLGGIIYGSFLLVKILCCKGRRKAKLKKKALCYKQCYLRPILLATFLTILAILGSGLVLGGNARFNSRAKTVVGIIIDTADQASETIYSTTGAMKELDGSLENTDTRGVPRGFLTSASRKLDSEAGNIKRQARKNRRLIDKGLQIAYAVTTAAISLNLVAVIALSVFGVLRFQRTLHLLIALCWILTFLCWVLFGLYFFLENFASDTCTALENFQEDPSNSTLGAILPCDELQSAESVLSDFGAGVYDIVNQVNANLSVLQKTMYPNIPTICNPFSGPPDYQYRTELCPENTVRIGDIPKILKVYTCSNGNCENGAFITMSNDVLNSVESYTSSIQNLLNVYPELESLVECQSVKNAFSEILNNHCKPLKRYVHMVWASLVFLSVVMVLLVILWAGLAHHHKQLPHSLDGSVKPEDHSATAANFSEFDKSKVADDHPNISSV encoded by the exons attTCTCAAGGAGGAATTTGCTTCAAACAAACAATGAGTCACCACCGATTAGTGAGGAAGATGATGATACCGTGAGGGCAGATCCTTTGAACAAGTTAAAGAAATATAGAGGAGGCTATGACATCACCAACAAGCATTACTGGAgt TCAACTATATTTACAGGCATTTATGGCTATGCCCTTGGATTGCTGTGGCTTTTGGGTGGAATAATATATGGAAGCTTTCTGCTAGTAAAAATCCTCTGCTGTAAAGGCAGGAGAAAAGCAAAGCTGAAGAAAAAGGCACTCTGTTACAAGCAATGTTACCTCAGGCCGATTCTCCTAGCTACATTCCTCACAATTTTGGCAAT ACTTGGATCCGGGCTGGTTCTTGGAGGAAATGCAAGATTCAATTCGCGTGCAAAAACCGTGGTGGGGATAATCATAGATACTGCTGATCAAGCATCAGAAACTATATACAGCACTACAGGAGCAATGAAAGAATTGGATGGTAGCTTGGAAAACACTGATACAAGAGGTGTGCCTCGTGGCTTCCTTACTTCAGCATCAAGAAAACTTGATTCCGAAGCAGGAAATATAAAGAGGCAGGCCAGGAAGAACCGGCGGCTCATCGATAAGGGCCTTCAGATAGC GTATGCGGTAACCACTGCAGCAATTTCCCTTAATCTGGTTGCAGTGATTGCTCTTTCCG TTTTTGGTGTTTTAAGATTTCAAAGGACACTTCACCT GCTAATTGCACTCTGCTGGATCTTGACCTTTTTGTGCTGGGTACTCTTTGGACTGTATTTCTTCCTAGAAAA TTTTGCTAGTGATACATGTACAGCTCTAGAAAACTTCCAAGAAGATCCAAGCAACAGCACCTTAGGTGCAATCCTTCCCTGTGATGAATTGCAATCGGCAGAATCTGTCCTGTCCGATTTTGGTGCAGGAGTCTACGATATTGTTAATCAG GTGAATGCAAACCTATCAGTCCTGCAAAAGACCATGTATCCAAATATCCCTACCATATGCAATCCTTTTTCGGGACCACCAGATTATCAGTACCGGACAGAATTATGCCCAGAAAATACAGTTCGCATTGGAGACATCCCAAAG ATACTGAAGGTATACACTTGTTCTAATGGGAACTGTGAAAATGGAGCATTCATCACAATGTCAAACGATGTACTTAACTCAGTAGAGTCATACACAAGCTCGATTCAGAATCTGCTTAATGTGTATCCCGAACTGGAAAGTCTTGTAGAATGCCAATCCGTAAAGAATGCATTTTCTGAGATTCTTAACAATCACTGCAAGCCATTGAAGAGATACGTTCACATGGTGTGGGCATCGCTTGTTTTTCTCTCAGTGGTCATGGTGCTGTTGGTCATTTTATGGGCCGGCCTAGCTCATCATCATAAGCAACTCCCTCACTCTTTAGATGGTTCTGTAAAACCTGAAGATCATTCAGCAACAGCTGCAAATTTTTCGGAATTTGATAAGTCTAAAGTAGCAGATGATCACCCAAATATTAGTTCTGTTTAG
- the LOC102611490 gene encoding uncharacterized protein LOC102611490 isoform X1 codes for MEQPSSPGRSPVDYRKCIEEALKFILESHINQTLELDLGLSKDLCSFLLTHDVPLTAGSSDTESQYPLYKRLASVFRESVTSTASCGAFSNIASLNEDDDLKKREDWGKLVLKEGSEMIELLKTVNFELHVQEPYFTQLKDGLKTVEGRCAVGDYNRIGSGSLILCNKCLVLKVQDVHGYLSFSEMLQAESLAKVLPGIKTIDEGVQVYRRFYTEEKEKTNGVIAICVTKPAAQPFLCLARILSRLSYGGLQSLLGLTDRTTTTTE; via the exons ATGGAGCAACCATCATCACCAGGAAGAAGCCCAGTTGATTACAGAAAATGCATAGAAGAAGCATTGAAGTTCATCTTGGAATCTCACATCAACCAAACACTTGAACTCGATCTTGGTCTCTCCAAAGACTTATGTTCCTTTCTTCTTACTCATGATGTTCCTCTCACTGCAG GTTCTAGTGATACAGAGTCTCAATATCCTTTATACAAACGATTAGCATCAGTTTTTCGTGAATCGGTAACTTCTACAGCCTCATGTGGGGCATTTAGCAATATTGCATCATTGAACGAGGACGATGACCTGAAGAAGCGAGAGGATTGGGGTAAATTGGTTCTGAAAGAAGGATCTGAAATGATAGAA CTTCTTAAGACTGTAAACTTTGAACTTCATGTTCAGGAGCCATACTTTACCCAATTAAAAG ATGGATTGAAAACTGTTGAAGGAAGGTGTGCTGTTGGTGACTACAATAG AATAGGCTCTGGATCTTTGATTCTATGCAACAAATGTCTGGTGCTCAAGGTTCAG GATGTCCACGGGTATCTGTCATTTTCTGAGATGCTTCAAGCTGAGAGTCTCGCAAAAGTCCTTCCTGGCATAAAAACCATTGATGAAG GTGTCCAGGTTTACAGGAGGTTTTACACagaagagaaggaaaagaCCAATGGTGTCATTGCAATTTGTGTTACAAAACCAGCAGCCCAGCCATTCCTTTGTTTGGCTAGAATTCTTTCA AGATTAAGCTATGGAGGTCTTCAAAGTCTTTTGGGTCTTACTGATAGAACCACAACAACTACGGAGTAA